From a single Candidatus Poribacteria bacterium genomic region:
- a CDS encoding STAS domain-containing protein: MSTQIRQQGSVAILEPSGKLVGTSALELREAIAPQIETYDEPRILINFENVNMIDSSGLGALMEARAIATRKNGRIGVIHVGKHIKNLVVLSRLVSMFEHYDDEDAAVLGLSA, encoded by the coding sequence GTGTCAACGCAAATTCGCCAACAAGGCAGCGTAGCGATTTTAGAACCCAGTGGAAAATTGGTAGGAACCTCCGCATTAGAATTACGAGAGGCAATCGCCCCGCAAATAGAAACTTACGACGAGCCACGTATCCTCATCAACTTCGAGAATGTCAATATGATTGACAGTTCAGGACTCGGTGCCCTCATGGAGGCACGTGCGATCGCAACCCGAAAGAACGGGCGCATTGGTGTTATCCATGTCGGCAAACATATCAAAAACTTGGTCGTTCTGAGCCGTCTCGTGAGTATGTTTGAGCATTACGACGATG